The genomic region GCTACCTCGAAGGGCTGGGTAAGCTGTAGCGGCTTTGTCCTCCCCAAGCCGCAACGGCCCCCGCAGGGCGCTCCTGCTGGTGCTCCTCGTCCTGTCGGGGAGCATCCTGCTGTTGCGCATGCAGGCCTCGTGGGACCTCGCCTGCACGCTGGCGCGGCGCAACCTGCCCGACGTGCTGGGGCTGGACGTGGGCATCGGCCGCTGCGAGCTGGACCCGCTGGGCTCTCGCGTGGTGGTGCACGGCTTCTCGCTCTTCCTGCCGGGGACGGACACGCCCATCGTCGCGGCGGACACGGCGGAGGTGCAGCTGGGCTTCCTGCGGCCGCTCAGCGGGCGGCTGACGCTGGCGCTGGTGCGGGCCACGCGGCCGCGCGTGTCGCTGGACTTGTCGCAGCCGTCGGCGGAGCCCGGGAAGAAGTCGGAGGGCTGCTTCCTGGACCCGCTGGAGCGGCTGCGGGTGGCGCGGCTGGACATCACCGGCGCGGAGCTGCGGCTGGCGCTGCCGGAGGGCCGGCGCGTGGAGGTGGGCGAGCTGGACGTGCGCTGGGCGGAGCGCTGGGGCGTCATCGAGCTGGACGTGGAGGCGCGGCGCGGGCTGGTGCGGCTGGGGCCGGACGTGCAGGACCTGACGCTGGGGCAGCTGGCGGTGGCGGGCGCGTTGGACCCGGACGAGGCCCTGCTGGAGCTGGAGCGCGCGGAGGTGTCGCTGGACGACCTCACCACCACGGTGTCCGGCCGCGTGGAGTCGCTGTGTGAGCCGAACCTCGCGCTGGACGCGCAGGTGTTCCTCCCGCTGCGCACGCTGTCGCAGGCGCGCCTGGTGCCGAAGCCGGCCACGGGCCACCTCTGGGCCCGCGTGTCCATCGCCGGCAGGCCCGCGTCGCCCGCGGTGTCGCTGGAGCTGTCCGGCAGCGGGCTGGGCTATGACCGCTTCGGCCCCTCCAACCTCACCGCGCGCCTGTCGTACTCGGGGGACGAGGTGCGGGTGGAGGACCTGGTGGTGCCGGTGGGCGCGGGGAAGGTGCGCGCCACGGCCCGGCTGGGGCTGACGCCGAACTTCCCGCTGGAGGTGTCGCTGTCGGCGCAGGACGCGTCGCTGGGCCGCATCCTGGACCGCGCGGGCGTGAAGGGCTCGTGGGTGGACTTCCCGGCCACGCTGGACGCGCAGCTCTCCGGCAACCTTCTGCCGCGCTTCTCGCTGGCCGGCCCGCTGGATTTGCGCACGGGTCCCTTCGTGCTGGCGACGCGCGCCTTCGACGCGCCGGAGGCCGAGGGGCTCACCATCCTCGAGTTCGACAAGGGCCGCGCCCAGGCGCAGGTGAAGATTCAGTCGGACCGCGTGTCCTTCAACCACGTCACCGCGGAGTCGGGCCGCTCGCGCGTGCATGGGGACGTGGGGCTGCTCATCGAAGACGGGCTGGGGCTGGACATCCACGGCCACGGCGACCTGGACCTCGCGGACTTCCGCCACATCGCCGGCCTGCAGTGGGCGGGGCGGGGGAGCGCGACGTACTCGCTGACGGGCGCTGCCTCGGAGCTGAAGGTGGAGGCGGGCCTGTCCATGCGCGACTTCGTCTTCTGGAACCTCTCGCTGGGCGTCCTGCAGGGGAAGCTGACCTACTCGGACGGGGTGCTGGCCTTCCCCTCCTTCACCGGCCAGAAGGGACGCACGCAGTACTACGGCAAGGCGGGCGTGTCCTTCGGGCGGCTGCTCGGGCTTCGCCTGGAGGTGAATGTCCCGCAGGGGCGCACCGAGGACCTGGTGGACGTGGTGGCGGGCCTGAGCCCCTCGCTGGCGGTGATGCAGGGGACGCTGGGCGGCACGGCCACGGGGCGCGTGGAGGTGGACAGCCCGGTGGAGAAGCTGGAGGGCCTGGTCGCCTTCGACGTGAAGGACACCACGTACTTCGGCCGCCGCATGGGCGACGGCGCCCTGCGCCTGCGCTTCGTGGACGGCAAGGCGATGGTGCTGGAGCGCACCGTGCTGAAGGGGCCGCTGGGTCGCACGTGGGCGGAGGGCACCTTCGCCTTCGCGGGCGGGCTGGACTACCGCTTCGGCGGGGACGGCCTGTCGCTGGGCGAGGCCGTGGGGCCGGAGCTCGCGGAGCGCATGGGCATCGAAGGCGCCATGGTCATGGACGGCACGGTGTCCGGCACCGCCGACGTGCCGGTGGTGGACGCCACGCTGCGCGCGCCGCGCGTCACCTTCGCCTGGCGCAACCTGGGCGCCATGGACCTCACCGGGCGTCTGGTGGGCAAGGACTTCGAGGTGTGGGGCCGGCCCTTCCAGGACGCCAACGGCCGGGTGAGCATCAAGGTGCGGGACAACTGGCCCTACGAGGCGCAGGGCTCGCTGGCGCTGCCGGAAATCCGCCCGCTGCTGCCGTCGGACCCGCTGTGGGCGGGTGTCTCCGGCTCGCTCTCCGGCACGCTGAGCGCGAAGGGGCTGATGCTGGAGCCCGCCGGCTCGCAGGTGAACGCCACGGTGGACAAGCTGGTGCTGTCGCGCGACGACGTGCACGGGGAGAACTCGGGCCCCATCGTCCTCGCCTATGCGAGCAGTCGCCTGGACGTGCAGCCCTTCCGCTTCGTGGGGCCGTACGTGGACCTGTCGCTGGGCGGGTGGATGGGGCCTCGCGGCATGGCCGTCACGCTGCGCGGCGGCTGGGACGTGCGGATGCTGGAGTCGCTGCTGCCCTCCATGGTGGAGCGCGCCACGGGTCGCGTCACCGTGGACGCGGAGGCCACCGGCACGCCGGAGGCGCCCTCCATCGTCGGCACCGCGGAGCTGCTGGACTTGCGGCTGGCGCTGCGCGACTGGCCCGTCAACGTGCGCAACATGTCCGGGCGCCTGGAGATGACGGGCAACCGGGTGCTGCTGGAGCACCTGCAGGGGCAGCTCAACGAGGGGCGCGTGTCCGCGCGCGGGGACGTGCGGCTGGAGCGCTTCCTGCCGCAGCGGCTGGGCCTCACGGTGCAGCTGGACGAGGTGCCCTACCGCCTCACCGAGGACTTGCCGGCCACCTTCTCCGGGCTGCTCCAGGTGATTGGCCCGCCCAAGGGCTTCACCGTCACGGGCGGGCTGGACATCGTGAAGATGCGCTACCAGAAGGCGCTGGACGTGGAGTCGCTGCTCAAGTCCGTCCAGAAGCGCGCCAGCACGCTGACGTCCGCGCCCGCCCCCTCGTCGTCGGGCGAGCCGCCGAAGCCATGGGTCATCTGGGACGTGAATGTGCACTTCGGCGACGTCCGGGTGGACAACAACCTGGCCAAGGCCCGCCTGCTGGGCGACGTGCGGCTGACGGGCACGGACGTGCGGCCCGGCCTGCTGGGGCGGGTGGAGCTGGCGGAGGGCAGCCAGGCCTTCTTCCGCAACAACCCCTTCACCATCAGCCAGGGGCAGCTGGAGTTCCAGGACCCCACCGGCATCGACCCCGTCTTCGAGGTCCAGGCTCAGACGCAGGTGCGCGAATACACGGTGAAGCTGCACGCCTTCGGCAAGCCGGCGGACCCGCAGGTCCTGCTCTCCTCGGAGCCGGCGCTGGTGGAGGGGGACATCGTCTCCCTGCTCACCCTGGGCTTCACCTCGTCGGACCGGGACACGGCGGCCTCGGCGAGCGCCGGCCTGGCAGCCGAGGCCCTCTTCAACGTGTCGGGGCTGGACCGGCAGCTCCAGCGCTTCCTCCCCAGCAACCCGGTGCTGCGGGATTTGTCCCTGCAAATCGCCACCACCTACAACGACGCCACGCGGCAGGCGGAGCCGACCGCACAACTGGAGTCGAAGTTCCTGAGCGAGCAGCTTAAAATCGGCATGACACAACCGGTGAGCGGACGCGGCACGCGGGCGCGCGCCGAGTACCGCTTCGACGACCGACTCTCCGCTCAGGCCCAGTGGGACAACGAGAACAGCGAAGCCTCGTTTGGCAACCTCGGGCTCGAGCTGAAGCTGAGCTGGGAGGTCGAATAGCCCGCGCCTTCACGGTGTGGGCGCTGCTGCTGTGCGTCCTCGTGTCGGGCGCGGCGGCGGCGCAGCCCGAGGGTGAGTCCTGGCCGGAGGTGGTGGCCGTGGAGCTGCACCTGCCGGGCGGCGCGGACGCGCAGGGGCTGGCCGGGCTGGTGGCGGTGCGCAAGGGACAGGCCCTGTCGCCGGGCGCGGTGCGGCGCTCGGTGGAGCGGCTGTGGGCCACGGGGCGCTTCACGGACGTGGTGGCGCGCACGGTGGAGGTGCGCGGCGGCGTCCAGCTCGTGTTCCAGCTCACGCCGGTGGCCCGGCTGGCGCGGCTGCGCTTCCATGGGAACTCCGAGCTGTCCGAGGGCGAGCTCATCGAGGCGAGCGGCCTGCTCGAGGGTGGGCCGCTGGACGCGGAGGAGCTGGAGGGGGCGGTGGCCTCCGTCCTCCAGGCGTACCAGCGCCGGGGCTTTGACTCGGCGAAGGTGACGGTGCGGCAGGAGCCGGTGACGGACGGGGTGGCGGTGTCGCTCACCGTGGAGGAGGGCGTGCCCACGCGGGTGCGGGGCGTGACGTTCTCCGGCAGCCCGGGCTTCCCGCTGCCGCGCCTGCTGGAGGTGCTGGAGATGCGGCCGGGCGAGGTGTTCGACCGGGCGCGCCTGGACTCGGGGCTGGAGCGGCTGCGCACGCTGCTGCGCGAGGCGGGCCACTGGCGCGCGCAGGTGGGGACGCCGGCGGTGCTGGTGGAGGGGAGCGCGGCCTCGGTGTCGGTGCCGCTGTCGGCGGGGCCCCGGTACTCGGTGCGCTTCCATGGCAACCACCGCTTCCCGGCGACGCTGCTGGAGCGGGTGCTGGCGCACGACGTGGCGGAGTCGCTGGACGAGGTGGTGGCGGGGCGGCTGGCGCGGCGGGTGGAGGCCTTCTACCGCTACCGTGGCTTCCACGACGTGCGCGTGCGGCCCCGCGAGGTGGTGCGGCCGGACGGAGAGCGGGCTGCGCTGGCCTTCGACGTGGAGGAGGGGCACCCGCTGCGCGTGGTGGAGGTGCGCTTCCATGGCAACCAGGGGCTGTCCTCGGAGGTGCTGCGCGGGATGCTGGCGGAGCGGGTGCGCGCGGGCGAGCCCCGGCCGGAGCTGGACCTGCGCCTGCTGGACGACCCGCTGGACGTCGAGGGACGCCACGGCCCGGAGGTGGGCGAGCTGGAGCCTCCGCCGGACCCGGCCACGGTGTACGTGGAGGACGCGTGGCTTGAAGCCGTGGACGCGATGAACGAGCTGTACCGCGAGCAGGGCTACCTCTCGGCGGGTGTGTCGTTGCGCGGGCTGACGGTGGACCTGAAGGGCCACACGGCGGTGGCGGACTTCGACGTGGAGGAGGGGCCGCAGGCGCGCGTGACGGAGGTGCGCTTCGAGGGCGTGCCGAAGGACGTGACGGTGCTGCCGGTGACGCTGAAGGTGCGCCGGGGCAGGCCACTGAGCTTCGAGGAGGTGGAGGAGGCGCGGCAGTTGCTGGAGCACGCGCTGGCGCAGTGGGGCTACCTCTTCGGCCGGGCCACGACGGAGGCGGGCGTGGGCGAGGACGGGAAGTCGGCGACGGTGGTGTTCCGCGCGGACGCGGGCCCGCAGGTGCGGGTGGGGAAGATTCTGGTGCAGGGGCTGACGCGGACGGACCTGGACCTGGTGCTGGCCAACCTGGCGCTGGAGGAGGGCAAGCCCGTTGCGCTGGAGCAGCTGACGGAGGGCCAGCGGCGGCTGGCGCGGCTGGGAGTGTTCCGGCAGGTGGACGTGTCGCTGGCGGACCCCACGCGGCGCGAGGAAACGAAGGACGTGTTGGTGACGGTGCAGGAGCGGCCCCGGCTGGATGGCCAGGTGTCCGGCGGCTACTTCCTGGTGGACGGTCCGCGAATCACGCTGGACACGGCCTACCGCAACCTGGACGGCATGGGCCTGAGCCTGCTGGCGCGCGGGAAGGTGAACTACGCGGGCTGGAGCGCGGAGGCGCTGTCACGGGACAGGCGCATCGCCTGCTCGCAGCAGGGGCTGGATGGCGGTGTCGCCCCGGGCTGTGACGCGGAGCTGCAGGGGCTGAGTGGTCTGGGCGGGCGCGGCAACCTGGCGCTGGCGCAGCCCCGGCTGTTCTTCCTGCTGCCGCTGGAGGTGGGGGCCCGGTTGGACCTGATTGGCGAGCGCGTGCACCGGCCGTCGTATGTGTCCACGCGGTTCGCCGCGGCGGCGGCGCTGGACTGGGCGGCGGCGTCGTGGCTGAGCCTGTCGCTGTCGTACGAGGTGGAGAACAACCGGCTGCGCTCGCGCGCGGGCGTGCTGGAGCTGCTGAACCGGGCGGACCAGGAGCGGCTGCGCTACCCCTTCGGAGACTTCACGCTGCACTCGCTGCGGCCCTCGGCCACGCTGGACTTCCGGGACGACCCGACGAACCCGCGCAAGGGTGTGGTGTTCATCTCCAGCGCGGAGTTCACCCGGGGGTTGAGCGTGAGGCCCACGGACGTGGCGGGCAACCGCGTGGCGGGGTACCCGATTGACGGCGTGAAGCTGGCGAGCAACCTGAGCGGCTACATCCCCCTGGGCCGGCGGGCGAGCATGGCGCTGTCGGCGCGGGCGGGCACCATCATCCCGCTGGAGGACGACGCGCAGGCCATCGGCTCGAAGCTGTTCTACCTGGGTGGCTCGTCGAGCCTGCGGGGCTTCCGCGAGGACGGAGTGCTGCCGGAGGACGTGCGTGGGGCGCTGCAGCAGCGGCTGCGGGACTGCCGGGCGCTGATTACGCCGACGGGGTGCTCGGCGGAGCTGAAGGCGGTGCTGGCCGGGCAGGTGCCGGCGAGCCAGGGCGGTGAGTTGTTCACGCTGGGCAAGGCGGAGCTTCGGCTGCCCGCGCTGACGTCATTGGACCTGGGCCTGTTCTTCGAGGCGGGCAACCTGTGGTTGGACCGGACGAACTTCGACCCGGGGCGGCTGCGGTACGCGGCGGGAGCGGGGCTGCGGTATGTGACGCCGGTGGGCCCGCTGGCCTTCGACGTGGGCTTCAACCTGGACCCGGACGAGACGGTGAACGAGGCGTCCACGCAGTTCCACTTCAGCATCGGCACGTTCTGAGGAGGCGGAGGTGCGCATGCGCTGGCCGGTGTGGATGGCGGGGCTGGTGGTGCTCGGGCTGAGCGCGGGCTGCCAGCACACGCAGGCGGAGGGTACGAAGGCAGAGCGTCCGAAGTGGATGCCGCCGGAGGGGGACTGTCCGCGAGGCTCGCTCTTGCAGATGGAGCGGCTGGGGTTGAAGCCGGGAGACAGGGTGCCCGTCATCGTGGACGCCATCCAGGACCACCCGGGGCCGGCGCGGTACAACTACAGCTTCGTGATTGCCCTGCCACGAGAGGAGGGCGAGAAGCAGCTGCCGGGAGCGCGCATCGGAGGGCGGCTGTACGTGACGAAGCACCGGGTGTTCGGCCGGTATGACCGCATCTTCCTGCCGGAGAGCGGAGCGATGTCCGTGCCCTTCTGCGGAATCCTGCTGGATGCGCGCTGGGACAAGGACGGCGAGGGACTGATTGCCTACCCGAGCCCGATGAAGGGCTTCTCCGTGGTGCAGGACAACACGGGCGTCATCCAGGTGGTGGACAAGTATCCGTGAGCAGGTGGCGCGCGTCCCGGTCCTTGAATCGCGACCCGGGGTGCGCCTCCCGGTTGAGCCCGGGAGGGCAGGTGTCCTGGATGCAGTGGGCCTCGCACGGCCGGGCGTGGCAGCGCGGGCGCGCGAGGGCCTCCTCCTGTGCTGGCTTGCTGCTGGCTCGGCCTGTTACTTCGAGCTGGCTTCGGTGGGCTCGTGCGACGCCGATGCACATGTACTCGTGGCGGCGTCCCCGCAGGAGCTAGTGCCCGGGCAGCAGAAGTTTCCGCAGGCAGTGCTCCCGGCGGGACACGTAGAGGTGCAGTACGCTCGCGTGCCGTTGTTGTCGTAGGCACACATCTGGTCCAAAAAGCAGCAGGTTCTGCTCGTGACCGTCGCCCTGCACGAGAACAAATCCAGATCGGCCCGACACCAAACGGGCCCCGGACCGAAATCCTCAACGCATTCGTAGTTGCTGCCCAGGCACGACTCCTCTCCGCCGGGCGGTCCACACACCTCCCAGGGGAAGCATGCCTCTGCCTCACCAACCGCGGTGAAGAGCGTGCCCAGGGTGGCAATCGTGATGAACACGCGACTCAGCATCCGGAATGATGGCATTTCATGAGCTCCCCCAGAAGCCACGGGGACGACGCGACCCAATGGCAGTTCTGGAAATGGTGAGGCTCGCACCTAATTGTAAAGCATTGCGCTGTCAATCCTGCTGGGTGAGGCAGTCAGCTCGAGCCAGGTCAGGAATGCAGCGGTTCTGAATGTGGATGCGGTGCCGTAACCGTACGGCTCGCCAGCGCACCGCGTTCGTGGGGCAGGGGCTTGAAGAGAGTGGGGGCTAGCACTCGACGCTCAGTCCTTGAAGAGCCGGTGGAGGTACGCCTCTCGGTTCAGCAGGAAGTCCCGCGTGAGGGAGTAGTGCTCCGTGTCCTCGTAGTTCACCGCGATGACGCCCTGCTCGGAGAGCTGGTAGATGCGAGCGTCCGGGTAGGCGAGCAGCAACGGTGAGTGCGTCGAGATGATGAACTGACAGGCGTCGCGCGTCAGGTCGTGCATCGCGCGGAGCAGGCTGAGCTGGCGCTGGGGGGAGAGGGCGGCCTCGGGCTCGTCGAGCACGTAGAGCCCACCTCCGGAGAAGCGCTCGCGGACCAGCGTGAGGAAGGCCTCCCCGTGCGACATCTCATGGGGGCTGACGGCGCCGAAGGCGGCCAGGGCGTCGGAGTTCTTCTCTGTCTCCGTCGCGACGTTGAAGAAGCTCTCCGCGCGGAGGAAGTAGCCCGTCCTCGGCCTTCGGGTTCCCCGAGAGAGGCGCAGGTATTTGTGAAGGCTGGACTCGGAGCGCCGCGTGGCGAAGTTGAAGTTGCGGCTGCCTCCCTCCGCGTTGAAGCCGGCGGCCACGGCGATGCCCTCCACCAGCGTGGACTTGCCGCTCCCGTTCTCGCCAACGAAGAAGGTGACCTGGGGGTGGAAGTCCAGCGTCTCCAACTCGCGCAGGGCGGTGATGTTGAAGGGGTACTTCGAGAGGTCCGGCACGTCGTCACGGAGGAGCGTCAGGGACCTCACGTAGGTGTCCATTCCGCCCGTGAGGCCGCCGGTTTCCTGCTTCTTGCGCGTACGTGCCATGTCGGATGAAGGGTATACCACCTTGGAGGTTGGCCACGAATCGCGACACAAGACGGGTAGGGCGGCTCAGCCGGGCTTCATGCCAGTGCGGACCATGGCCTGCTCGATGTCCTTCATCAGCTCGTGCTTGAAGCGTCCTCGCTTCAGGCATCGGATTCGCCGTGCCGTGTCCGCGATGAAGGGCCTCACGATGGGGGAGTCCTCCTCACCCAACTCGACCCACCGGCCGAGCATGGCGGCGATGTGAACCCTCCTGTCGATGCTTGAGAACCCGAGCCGGGTCATGCGTTTGAACTCCAATAGCAACGTCGCTTTGGGCTCGGCGGGCATGCATGCTCGGCCCAGGAGAAGCTCCGCTACGCGTCTGGCCATCTCGCGTCGCACGAACGCCGTCCGTGCCTTGGCTTGCATCTCCCTGAGAAGGCTGAGCATCGCGGTCCGAAAGAGAGGGTAGTCCTTCTTCAAGACGGTAAGCAGGGTGCGGTCGAGAGCGTCGGAGAACTCCCTCTCAAGCAACTGCTTGGGCGTCATTCGACTGCGGGGCATTTCCTTCCTCCGGGTGTTCTGGTCGGCCAGTAGCCTCGATTCCTGCAAAGCAGGAAACACTCCCTGCAGACGCTGTGGCCAAATCCACCTGAGTTTCGACGGTTCGCCACCTTCGCCTGCTCCATGCACTTCGTGTACAGGTCATTGCAGCGGTCGTAGGGTTCGCCGTCATCCTCTGTATCCAACTCCTCCGCCGCCCGAGGCGGAATGACCGGTCCCGAGTCCGGAGGCTTGGGTTTCTGGGGATTGGGCCTGGGCTTGGGCGCAGTCCCCAGTTGCTCACAGGCCGCCACCGAGCCGTTCTTGCACGCGCAGTCCACGGTGCTCGCGCATCCAGGCCCCGGGCCCGGCCCCACGGATTGACGAAGTGTCCGCGAGCCACCTGCACAACTCACCAGACACAAGCTCGTGAGCATCACCCACAGGCATGTGTGCATCCCCCCCAGCGTAACAGCTGTGTTCCAGTGAGAGGCAGGGGGCTGTCGCCACGGCATCCCCGGTGGTGACATTGTCAGCGCACCTGTCCGGGGAGCCTGCGGCTTGCCGCCGCTCTCTGCGCTACAGTCCCCACCGTGTTCTACGCGTGCGTACGTGCGGTGGTCGCGCTGTTCCTACGGCTCTTCTACCGGGTGAAGGTGAATGCCCCTGCCACCGAGCCGGAGGGCCCGGTGCTCTTCGTGGGCAATCATCCGAATGGGCTCATCGACCCGGCCCTGGTCTTCGTCCTCACCCGGCGCAAGGTGACGTTCCTCGCCAAGGCTCCGCTGTTCAAGATGCCCGTCATCGGCTGGTTGCTCCGCGGACTCGACGCGCTGCCCGTGTATCGCAAGCAGGATGACCCCTCGAAGATGGGAGGCAACGAGGGCACGCTGGACGCCGCCAAGGGTGCCCTCGTGGCTGGCCGCGCCATCACCATCTTTCCGGAAGGGAAGAGTCATTCGGAGCCCGGGCTCGCCGAGCTGAAGACCGGTGCCGCGCGCATCGCCCTCAACGCCGCGAAGGAAGGCGCGCCCGTGCGCATCGTCCCCGTGGGCCTCACCTACGCGGAGAAGCACGTGTTCCGCAGCGAGGTCCTCATCGATGTGGGCCCCGCCATTGAAGTACGGCCCTTCCTCCCCGCCGACCCCGCGGCCGAGCCCGACGCCGCGCGCCGCCTCACCGAGCGCATCGCCGAGGGCCTGCGCGCCGTCACGCTCAACCTGGAGCAGTGGGCGGACCTGCCGCTGGTGCAGCTCGCCGAGCAGCTCTACGCCTTCAAGCAGGGCGGCACGCTGGATGCGGAGCGGCTGCGGCTGTGGGCTCGCGGCGTACAACTCTTCCGCGCGCAGGAGCCGGAGCGCTTCGAGGGCGTCCGCGCGCACCTCGCCTCCTTCAAGCACCGCATGGAGCTGGTGCAGGCGGCGGGCCCGAAGGACCTCGCCCTGGTGTACCGCCCGGGCAACGTGGTGCCCTTCGTGGTGAAGAACGTGCTCTCGCTGGTCTTCGGGCTGCCGCTGTTCGCCCTGGGGCTGGCGCTGTTCTGGCTGCCCTACCAGCTGCCCCGCGTCGCGAGCCGCAAGGCGGAGCTGGACGTGCAGGCCACGGTGAAGTTCCTCACCGCCTTCGTGGTGGCCCTGGTGTGGTGGGGCGCGCTGACGGTGGCGGCGGGGTGGTGGGCCGGAGTGCCCTGGGGTGTGGCCACCTTCCTCTTGGTGCCGCCGCTGGCCCTCTTCACGCTCTACTTCGCCGAGCGCTGGGAGACGCTCCGGCGCGACATCGGCGTGTTCTTCACGCTGGGCAACCGCACGCGCCTCAAGGCCCTGCTGCTGGCCGACGGCGAGCGGCTGGCCTCGGAGGTAGAGCACCTGGCCGACGAGTACCGGCCAAAGCTCGACGGCTCCACGCCGCCCGGGCCCGCTACCGTGGCTCCCTGACCCGGGCGGAAAGCCCTCCCGGTTCAGGACGCACCGGGAGGCCCGTGGACTCCTGATTCATCGCCTGGCGGCTCACCGTGCTCGCGGCACGGCCTCGCGGAACAGCTTCGCGCCCGCCAGCAAGGCCAGGCCGCCCAGCAGCACGGGCAGGGCGTTCACTTCAATCGCGGTGTGCAGGCTCGACGCGTCCGCGATGGTGCCGATGAGCGTGGGCGAAATCGCATCACCCAGCATGTGGATGAAGAGCACGTTCAGCCCCATGGCGAAGGCACGGAACGCGGGCGGCACGCAGTTGACGATGGCCGCGTTGATGGGGCCGCTGTTGAGGAAGATGAGGAACTGCGCCACGGCAATCACCGCGAACGTCAGCGCGGTGTCCTGGATGTTCACCGCGAGGTACATGGCCGGCGCCGCCAGCAGCAGCCCCACGCCCGACATCCACAGGCCACCACCCTCGCGCTTGCGGTCCAGCCTGTCTCCCAGCCACCCGCCCACCAGCGTGCCCACCAGTCCCGCCACCAGCGTAATCGCGCCGAAGGTGGTGCCGGTGTCGCCCTGCGCCATGCCCCGCTCGCGCACCAGGTACGTGGGCATCCAGAAGCCCAGCCCGCCGATGGAGAACGTCATCAGCGTGTAGCCCGCCGTCACGGCCCAGAAGGCCGGGTTCCGCCCCAGCCCCTTCAGCCCCACCATGAAGGGCATCTTCGTCTGCGCTTCGGGCCCGTCCATGGCCCCGCGCTGGGGCTCGGGCATGAAGAAGGCCATGACGCCCAGCACGAGTCCCGGCACGCCGCCCACGTAGAAGGCCACGTGCCACGAGTATTGCTCCGTCAGCCACCCACCCAGCCCGTACCCCGCGGCCACGCCCACGGGAATCGCCGTGTAGAAGAAGGCGAGGATTCGCGTGCGCATCTCGCGCGGGTACAGGTCCGAGATGATGCTCGGCGCCACCGCGCCATAGCCCGCCTCGCCAATCCCAATCACCGAGCGAGCCACCAGCAGCGCGATGAACGAGGTGGCCAGGCCGCTCGCGCCCGTGGCCAGGCTCCACAGCAGCACGCCGCCCGCCACCAGCAGCTTCCGGGGATAACGGTCCCCCAGGTAGCCGCCCAGCGGCGAGGCCAGCATGAACACCACCATGAACATGGTGCCCAGCAGGCCGGACTGCGTGTCGTTGATGCCGAACTCCTTCTGGATGTCCGGCAGCGCCACCGCGACGATGTACCGGTCGAGGTAGTTGACCAGGTTGATGAGCGTCAGGATGAACAGCGCGAAGCCGGCGTTCGACGCGGGCGTCGAGGGCACTGCCGGCGAGGCCGCGGCGGGAGAGGCGTTCATGTCGAGGTGGCTCCAGCGCCGAAGCGGTGAGCGAGCAGGCCCCAGCGCAGGCCCCGGTCGCTCACCCGGCACGACTCCAGGCCCAGCGCCTTCACCGACTCCAGGAGGATGAGCGCGCCCGCGGAGATGACGTCCGCGCGCTTGGGCTGCATGCCGGGAAGGGCACGGCGCTGTTCCAGCGGCGTCTGGCACAGCCGGGCGGCCAGCGCCGTCAGCTCGGCCACGGACAGCGTGCCGCCGTGCACCTGCTCCGCGACATAGGGGTCGATGGCGTGCT from Pyxidicoccus trucidator harbors:
- a CDS encoding translocation/assembly module TamB domain-containing protein, which encodes MSSPSRNGPRRALLLVLLVLSGSILLLRMQASWDLACTLARRNLPDVLGLDVGIGRCELDPLGSRVVVHGFSLFLPGTDTPIVAADTAEVQLGFLRPLSGRLTLALVRATRPRVSLDLSQPSAEPGKKSEGCFLDPLERLRVARLDITGAELRLALPEGRRVEVGELDVRWAERWGVIELDVEARRGLVRLGPDVQDLTLGQLAVAGALDPDEALLELERAEVSLDDLTTTVSGRVESLCEPNLALDAQVFLPLRTLSQARLVPKPATGHLWARVSIAGRPASPAVSLELSGSGLGYDRFGPSNLTARLSYSGDEVRVEDLVVPVGAGKVRATARLGLTPNFPLEVSLSAQDASLGRILDRAGVKGSWVDFPATLDAQLSGNLLPRFSLAGPLDLRTGPFVLATRAFDAPEAEGLTILEFDKGRAQAQVKIQSDRVSFNHVTAESGRSRVHGDVGLLIEDGLGLDIHGHGDLDLADFRHIAGLQWAGRGSATYSLTGAASELKVEAGLSMRDFVFWNLSLGVLQGKLTYSDGVLAFPSFTGQKGRTQYYGKAGVSFGRLLGLRLEVNVPQGRTEDLVDVVAGLSPSLAVMQGTLGGTATGRVEVDSPVEKLEGLVAFDVKDTTYFGRRMGDGALRLRFVDGKAMVLERTVLKGPLGRTWAEGTFAFAGGLDYRFGGDGLSLGEAVGPELAERMGIEGAMVMDGTVSGTADVPVVDATLRAPRVTFAWRNLGAMDLTGRLVGKDFEVWGRPFQDANGRVSIKVRDNWPYEAQGSLALPEIRPLLPSDPLWAGVSGSLSGTLSAKGLMLEPAGSQVNATVDKLVLSRDDVHGENSGPIVLAYASSRLDVQPFRFVGPYVDLSLGGWMGPRGMAVTLRGGWDVRMLESLLPSMVERATGRVTVDAEATGTPEAPSIVGTAELLDLRLALRDWPVNVRNMSGRLEMTGNRVLLEHLQGQLNEGRVSARGDVRLERFLPQRLGLTVQLDEVPYRLTEDLPATFSGLLQVIGPPKGFTVTGGLDIVKMRYQKALDVESLLKSVQKRASTLTSAPAPSSSGEPPKPWVIWDVNVHFGDVRVDNNLAKARLLGDVRLTGTDVRPGLLGRVELAEGSQAFFRNNPFTISQGQLEFQDPTGIDPVFEVQAQTQVREYTVKLHAFGKPADPQVLLSSEPALVEGDIVSLLTLGFTSSDRDTAASASAGLAAEALFNVSGLDRQLQRFLPSNPVLRDLSLQIATTYNDATRQAEPTAQLESKFLSEQLKIGMTQPVSGRGTRARAEYRFDDRLSAQAQWDNENSEASFGNLGLELKLSWEVE
- a CDS encoding POTRA domain-containing protein yields the protein MWALLLCVLVSGAAAAQPEGESWPEVVAVELHLPGGADAQGLAGLVAVRKGQALSPGAVRRSVERLWATGRFTDVVARTVEVRGGVQLVFQLTPVARLARLRFHGNSELSEGELIEASGLLEGGPLDAEELEGAVASVLQAYQRRGFDSAKVTVRQEPVTDGVAVSLTVEEGVPTRVRGVTFSGSPGFPLPRLLEVLEMRPGEVFDRARLDSGLERLRTLLREAGHWRAQVGTPAVLVEGSAASVSVPLSAGPRYSVRFHGNHRFPATLLERVLAHDVAESLDEVVAGRLARRVEAFYRYRGFHDVRVRPREVVRPDGERAALAFDVEEGHPLRVVEVRFHGNQGLSSEVLRGMLAERVRAGEPRPELDLRLLDDPLDVEGRHGPEVGELEPPPDPATVYVEDAWLEAVDAMNELYREQGYLSAGVSLRGLTVDLKGHTAVADFDVEEGPQARVTEVRFEGVPKDVTVLPVTLKVRRGRPLSFEEVEEARQLLEHALAQWGYLFGRATTEAGVGEDGKSATVVFRADAGPQVRVGKILVQGLTRTDLDLVLANLALEEGKPVALEQLTEGQRRLARLGVFRQVDVSLADPTRREETKDVLVTVQERPRLDGQVSGGYFLVDGPRITLDTAYRNLDGMGLSLLARGKVNYAGWSAEALSRDRRIACSQQGLDGGVAPGCDAELQGLSGLGGRGNLALAQPRLFFLLPLEVGARLDLIGERVHRPSYVSTRFAAAAALDWAAASWLSLSLSYEVENNRLRSRAGVLELLNRADQERLRYPFGDFTLHSLRPSATLDFRDDPTNPRKGVVFISSAEFTRGLSVRPTDVAGNRVAGYPIDGVKLASNLSGYIPLGRRASMALSARAGTIIPLEDDAQAIGSKLFYLGGSSSLRGFREDGVLPEDVRGALQQRLRDCRALITPTGCSAELKAVLAGQVPASQGGELFTLGKAELRLPALTSLDLGLFFEAGNLWLDRTNFDPGRLRYAAGAGLRYVTPVGPLAFDVGFNLDPDETVNEASTQFHFSIGTF
- a CDS encoding AAA family ATPase, whose amino-acid sequence is MARTRKKQETGGLTGGMDTYVRSLTLLRDDVPDLSKYPFNITALRELETLDFHPQVTFFVGENGSGKSTLVEGIAVAAGFNAEGGSRNFNFATRRSESSLHKYLRLSRGTRRPRTGYFLRAESFFNVATETEKNSDALAAFGAVSPHEMSHGEAFLTLVRERFSGGGLYVLDEPEAALSPQRQLSLLRAMHDLTRDACQFIISTHSPLLLAYPDARIYQLSEQGVIAVNYEDTEHYSLTRDFLLNREAYLHRLFKD